The Streptomyces rubrogriseus genomic sequence TTCGCAGTGACAACGCTCACGCCGGGGGGCGGGTTACGCAACCGGAGGTGTGCCCCGGTGGAAGCGCTACGCGCCCACCCATTCCTCGGTTCCGTCGGAGAACGTCTGGTGCTTCCAGATGGGCACCTCGTGCTTGAGGTCGTCGATCAACTTGCGGCAGGCGTCGAAGGCCTCGCCCCGGTGCGGACAGGACACGGCGACGACCACCGCGAGGTCCCCGACCTCCAGGTCACCCACACGGTGCAGTGCCGCGAGCGCCCGTACGGGGTACTCCGCGACGACCTTCTCCGCGATCCGGCGCATCTCCGCCTCGGCGCTCGGGTGGCACGAGTACCCGAGCCGGTCGACGTCGGTGCCGCCGTCGTGGTTGCGCACGGTCCCCACGAACAGCGCGGTGCCGCCCGACGCGTCGTCCCCGACCGCGCGGAAGACCTCGTCCACGGACAGGGGCGTCTCACGGATGCCGATCAGCTTCACGGGGTCCGCTGCGGCCCGTTCACCGGGGTGGTCGTTCGTGGTTGCCATACGCCCATCGTGCCCCACGGCGCCGACGACGCGGAATAGCGTGATCGCCCCGCACGCGCGCGTGCCGCGTTGGAGCCTCCTACAGAGGCAGCCGCCACTCCGGGATCGTCCTCAGATGCGGCGCCGAGCCTTGCGCGCGCGACGCACCACCGCGGCCGCGCCCAGCAGCGCCACCGTCGCGCCCGCGGCGCCCGCCGCCGTCGCGTCCTTGCGCCCGAGACGGCGGCCTGCGACCGTGTGCCGGCCCGAGACCTCCTCGAGCAGCTCCGCCAGGACCTCCTCGTTGGTGTGCTTCGGACGCCATCCGGCATCGTGCAGGCGGCTGCCGCTGACGACCCAGGGGTACATCGTGTACGCCAGGTCCCCGGCCGGGGAGGGCGTCAGGCCGATCCGGTGCAGCCGGGCCGCCGCGCCGAGCGCGACGGCGGAGGGCAGCTCCATCCGCCGGATGCCG encodes the following:
- a CDS encoding molybdenum cofactor biosynthesis protein MoaE, with the translated sequence MATTNDHPGERAAADPVKLIGIRETPLSVDEVFRAVGDDASGGTALFVGTVRNHDGGTDVDRLGYSCHPSAEAEMRRIAEKVVAEYPVRALAALHRVGDLEVGDLAVVVAVSCPHRGEAFDACRKLIDDLKHEVPIWKHQTFSDGTEEWVGA